The genomic interval ACTCCGTCACCAACGACATGGTGCGCTCCCGCCTCGCGGAGAGCGACGCCCGCGGCGGCTTCCTCCTGGACGGCTACCCGCGCACGCTCGACCAGGTCGAGGCGCTCGACGGCATCCTCGAGGACGGCGAGGGCGGCGTCGACGCGGTGCTCATGCTCGAGGTCGACTACGACGCCGTCATCCAGCGGCTCGTCGCGCGCGGCGCCGAGCAGGGCCGCTCCGACGACACCGAGGACACCATCCGCCGCCGCCTCGAGGTCTACGCGGAGCAGACGACGCCCCTCGTCGATGTCTACGAGCGGCGCGGCATCCTGCACCGGGTGAACGGTATGCGCTCCATCGACGAGGTCACCGAGGAGCTGCTGAGCGTCCTCGGCGCCCGCTGAGCCCGCGCATCGGAGCCGGGGCGACCCGATGAGCCTCCTGCGCCGCGAACGCCCGGAGATCAAGACCCCGGAGCAGATCTCCCTCATGCG from Brachybacterium kimchii carries:
- a CDS encoding adenylate kinase, with amino-acid sequence MTDQPTTSAQGSSPETSAAAAGARRLLIIGAPGAGKGTQAGRIADALGIPAISTGDIFRANVSQETELGKLAKSYMDKGEYVPDSVTNDMVRSRLAESDARGGFLLDGYPRTLDQVEALDGILEDGEGGVDAVLMLEVDYDAVIQRLVARGAEQGRSDDTEDTIRRRLEVYAEQTTPLVDVYERRGILHRVNGMRSIDEVTEELLSVLGAR